In Leptospirillum ferriphilum, a genomic segment contains:
- the cas5e gene encoding type I-E CRISPR-associated protein Cas5/CasD, giving the protein MRNPYLLLWLEAPLQSWGFDSRFGRRDTMPFPTRSGIMGLICCALGAGGEQRELLSEFSFLSQTVLSFVRRKKTEIGIERIDREPKLCDFQMVGSGYDDRDPWENLHIPKTAEGKKPAMVNGSKMTYRYYLPDAAFSVVLEVPPGKVEAIVQALQCPVWDIYLGRKNCVPTDFLYRGIFQEEAEAVNRAKEIALEKNRVEEFRVINDESDSYVEAGEVFTLNDVPVQFGSEKKYHDRRVRLIYAA; this is encoded by the coding sequence ATGCGTAACCCCTATCTGTTGCTTTGGTTAGAAGCTCCACTACAATCGTGGGGCTTCGATTCAAGATTCGGACGAAGGGATACAATGCCTTTCCCTACGCGATCTGGAATCATGGGATTGATCTGTTGTGCCCTCGGGGCTGGAGGAGAACAACGAGAGTTGCTCTCGGAATTTTCTTTTCTGAGTCAGACAGTACTTTCCTTCGTTCGAAGGAAGAAAACGGAAATTGGTATCGAAAGAATTGATAGGGAACCGAAGCTTTGCGACTTCCAGATGGTTGGAAGTGGGTATGACGACAGAGATCCGTGGGAAAATCTTCATATTCCTAAGACGGCCGAAGGGAAAAAGCCCGCGATGGTGAACGGATCGAAGATGACCTACCGATATTATTTGCCGGACGCCGCCTTCTCCGTGGTACTGGAAGTCCCTCCAGGAAAAGTTGAAGCAATAGTGCAAGCATTGCAATGTCCTGTATGGGACATCTACCTTGGTCGTAAAAACTGTGTGCCAACAGACTTCCTCTACCGTGGGATCTTTCAAGAGGAAGCGGAGGCTGTTAACCGGGCAAAAGAAATTGCTTTGGAGAAAAATCGTGTAGAAGAGTTCAGGGTGATCAATGATGAATCCGATTCCTACGTGGAGGCCGGAGAAGTTTTTACCTTAAATGATGTACCTGTACAGTTCGGTTCTGAAAAAAAATATCATGATCGCCGAGTAAGGCTGATTTATGCCGCTTGA
- the cas1e gene encoding type I-E CRISPR-associated endonuclease Cas1e yields MPLESSTSRLLIKVTRESLPRVKDKYPFIYLERGRLEIDDSSVKWIDYEANVVRLPIATLNCLLLGPGTSVTHEAVKVLAQSNCGICWVGEDSLLFFAGGQSPTSDTRRIREQLKIASDPKKSLEVARRMFTRRFPDIDLSGKSLKEMMGMEGSRVRSLYELKAQHFGVGWKGRNFTPGKFELSDVTNQVLTACNAAIYGILSSVVHSLGYSPHIGFIHSGSPLPFIYDMADLYKEHHCIDLAFSLTLDMAGSYNRQRVSSAFRQRVIDSDLLERIVVDIEEMLGVKNACRDSQ; encoded by the coding sequence ATGCCGCTTGAATCATCAACTTCCCGACTACTGATCAAGGTTACACGTGAAAGCCTCCCCAGGGTCAAGGATAAATATCCGTTTATCTATCTCGAACGTGGAAGACTTGAAATCGACGATTCCAGCGTTAAGTGGATTGACTATGAAGCAAATGTTGTCCGACTTCCGATTGCTACTCTCAATTGTCTATTGCTTGGACCAGGAACCAGCGTAACGCACGAAGCCGTCAAGGTCTTGGCCCAGTCAAATTGTGGAATTTGTTGGGTCGGAGAAGATAGCCTTTTATTTTTTGCTGGAGGCCAATCTCCAACTTCGGACACTCGAAGGATAAGAGAGCAATTAAAAATTGCTTCAGACCCCAAAAAGTCTCTTGAGGTGGCCAGAAGAATGTTTACTAGACGATTCCCGGATATAGATCTTTCCGGAAAATCTCTTAAAGAGATGATGGGTATGGAGGGTTCTAGAGTCCGCTCGCTTTACGAATTAAAGGCCCAACATTTCGGAGTAGGATGGAAAGGAAGAAACTTTACTCCCGGAAAATTCGAACTTAGTGATGTTACAAACCAAGTATTGACCGCTTGTAATGCAGCTATTTATGGGATTTTAAGTTCTGTTGTTCACTCTCTTGGTTACTCCCCTCATATCGGATTTATTCATTCGGGTAGCCCATTGCCATTCATCTATGACATGGCAGACCTCTATAAGGAGCACCATTGTATTGATCTGGCGTTTTCACTGACCCTGGACATGGCGGGTTCCTACAACAGACAAAGGGTTTCTTCCGCTTTTCGTCAACGGGTTATAGATTCAGACCTATTAGAAAGAATAGTAGTCGACATTGAGGAGATGCTTGGGGTGAAAAATGCTTGTCGTGATAGCCAATGA